Proteins found in one Neomonachus schauinslandi chromosome 1, ASM220157v2, whole genome shotgun sequence genomic segment:
- the WDR82 gene encoding WD repeat-containing protein 82, with the protein MKLTDSVLRSFRVAKVFRENSDKINCFDFSPNGETVISSSDDDSIVLYDCQEGKPKRTLYSKKYGVDLIRYTHAANTVVYSSNKIDDTIRYLSLHDNKYIRYFPGHSKRVVALSMSPVDDTFISGSLDKTIRLWDLRSKCNCEGLMHLQGKPVCSFDPEGLIFAAGVNSEMVKLYDLRSFDKGPFATFKMQYDRTCEWTGLKFSNDGKLILISTNGSFIRLIDAFKGVVMHTFGGYANSKAVTLEASFTPDSQFIMIGSEDGKIHVWNGESGIKVAVLDGKHTGPITCLQFNPKFMTFASACSNMAFWLPTIDD; encoded by the exons ATGAAGCTGACCGACAGCGTGCTGCGGAGTTTCCGCGTCGCCAAGGTGTTCCGCGAAAACTCGGACAAGATTAACTGCTTCGACTTCAGCCCCAACGGCGAGACGGTCATCTCAAGCAGCGACGACGACTCCATCGTGCTCTATGACTGCCAGGAGGGCAA ACCAAAGAGAACCCTGTACAGTAAGAAATATGGCGTGGACCTCATCAGATACACCCATGCAGCAAACACAGTCGTGTACAGCTCTAACAAAATAGACG ATACTATTCGTTACCTGTCCTTGCATGACAACAAATACATCAGATACTTTCCTGGACATAGCAAAAG GGTGGTGGCCTTGTCCATGTCACCTGTGGATGACACTTTCATTTCTGGGTCTCTTGATAAGACCATTCGACTCTGGGATCTCAGA TCAAAGTGTAACTGTGAG gGCCTCATGCATCTACAAGGCAAGCCAGTTTGTTCCTTTGATCCAGAAGGGTTAATTTTTGCTGCAGGTGTCAATTCTGAAATGGTCAAACTTTATGACCTTCGCTCTTTTGATAAG GGGCCATTTGCGACTTTTAAGATGCAGTACGATCGGACTTGTGAGTGGACAGGACTTAAGTTCAGCAATGATGGTAAACTCATCCTCATCTCCACCAATGGCAGCTTCATCCGTCTCATCGATGCATTCAAGGGAGTGGTGATGCACACCTTTGGG GGTTATGCCAACAGCAAAGCTGTCACTCTGGAGGCCTCATTTACTCCAGACTCCCAGTTTATTATGATCG GTTCAGAGGATGGCAAGATCCATGTCTGGAATGGAGAGAGTGGTATAAAAGTAGCTGTGTTGGATGGCAAACACACAGGCCCCATTACCTGTTTGCAGTTCAACCCCAAGTTCATGACCTTTGCCAGTGCATGTTCCAACATG GCCTTCTGGTTGCCCACCATTGATGACTGA
- the PPM1M gene encoding protein phosphatase 1M produces MSAGWFRRRFLPGGPLPAPRPPRPRXXXXXXXXXRFLRGSGSGPGTADAPRRPDARPVRSPARGRALPWNAGYAEIINAEKSEFNEDQAACGQLCIRRCEFGAEEDQEWLTLCPEEFLTGHYWALFDGHGGPAAAILAANTLHSCLRRQLEAVVEGMVATRPPMHLSGHCVCPSDPQFVEEKGIRAEDLVIGALESAFQECDEVIGRELEASGQVGGCTALVAVSLQGKLYVANAGDSRAILVRKDEVRPLSSEFTPETERQRIQQLAFVYPELLAGEFTRLEFPRRLKGDDLGQKVLFRDHHMRGWSYKCVEKSDLKYPLIHGQGRQARLLGTLAVSRGLGDHQLRVLDTNIQLKPFLLSVPQVTVLDVDQLELQEEDVVVMATDGLWDVLSNEQVARLVRSFLPGNREDPHRFSELAQRLIHSTQGKDDGPTGDGQVSYDDISVFVIPLHSQGQRSGGH; encoded by the exons ATGTCCGCCGGCTGGTTCCGGCGCCGCTTCCTGCCGGGGGGTCCGCTCCCCGCGCCGCGGCCCCCCCGGCCGCG NNNNNNNNNNNNNNNNNNNNNNNNNNCCCGCTTCCTGCGCGGCTCGGGCTCGGGCCCCGGCACCGCCGACGCCCCGCGCCGCCCGGACGCCCGGCCTGTGCGCAGCCCGGCGCGGGGCCGCGCGCTGCCCTGGAACGCAGGCTACGCCGA GATCATCAATGCAGAGAAGTCTGAGTTCAATGAGGATCAGGCGGCCTGTGGGCAGCTGTGCATACGGAGATGTGAGTTTGGGGCTGAAGAGGACCAGGAGTGGCTGACCTTGTGCCCAGAGGAG TTCCTGACAGGTCATTACTGGGCCCTGTTCGATGGGCACGGCGGTCCGGCTGCAGCCATTCTGGCCGCCAACACCCTGCACTCCTGCCTGCGCCGGCAGCTGGAGGCCGTGGTAGAGGGCATGGTGGCCACTCGGCCCCCCATGCACCTCAGCGGCCATTGCGTCTGCCCCAGTGATCCCCAGTTTGTGGAAGAAAAGGGCATTAGGGCAGAAGACTTGGTGATCGGGGCTCTGGAGAGTGCCTTCCAGGAATGT GATGAGGTGATCGGGCGGGAGCTGGAGGCCTCAGGCCAGGTGGGCGGCTGCACAGCCCTGGTGGCTGTGTCCCTGCAGGGCAAGCTGTATGTGGCCAATGCTGGGGACAGCAG GGCCATATTGGTACGGAAAGATGAGGTTCGGCCCCTGAGCTCCGAGTTCACCCCGGAGACTGAGCGGCAGCGGATCCAGCAGCTG GCCTTCGTCTACCCCGAGCTTCTGGCAGGTGAGTTCACCCGACTGGAGTTCCCTCGGCGACTGAAGGGGGATGACTTGGGGCAGAAGGTTTTGTTCCGGGATCACCACATGAGAGGCTG GAGCTACAAGTGCGTGGAGAAGTCGGATCTCAAGTACCCACTGATCCATGGGCAGGGTAGGCAG GCTCGGTTACTGGGAACACTGGCTGTCTCCCGGGGCCTGGGAGACCATCAGCTCAGAGTCctggacacaaacattcagctcAAGCCCTTCTTGCTCTCTGTCCCACAG GTCACTGTACTGGATGTGGACCAGCTGGAGCTGCAGGAGGAGGATGTGGTTGTCATGGCAACTGATGGTCTCTGGGATGTCCTGTCCAATGAGCAGGTGGCACGGCTAGTACGGAGCTTCCTCCCTGGCAACCGAGAGGACCCACACAG GTTCTCGGAGCTGGCCCAAAGGCTGATACACAGCACGCAGGGAAAGGATGACGGTCCCACAGGGGACGGGCAGGTGTCCTACGACGACATCTCAGTGTTCGTGATTCCGTTGCACAGCCAGGGCCAGAGGAGCGGCGGCCACTGA